Proteins from a single region of Chryseobacterium sp. W4I1:
- a CDS encoding regulatory iron-sulfur-containing complex subunit RicT, with protein sequence MSCGCKTSGDSAHSCGPKKTANGCESVNTCGNSYKLSVFDWLSDINNPASNRCDLVEVRFKNDRKSFYKNVNNIPLHIGSVVTVESSPGHDVGVVSLTGELVKIQMKKKKFPEESVLKIYRQANQKDLEVWQEARKKEDGVKLEARKIAYRIGLEMKVTDVEYQGDSSKITFYYTADNRVDFRQLIKEYAGAFRTKIDMKQIGFRQEAAKVGGIGSCGRELCCSTWLTDFRSVNTNVARYQQLSINPQKLAGQCGKLKCCLNYELDSYLDALSHFPSSSTTLDTEKGRAFCIKIDVFKKKMWFAYVDSSMAWYDFDIELVKKLIAKNKKGERTPPLEDLKQPDIPAQTIDLIQENNMDRFEKKNRGNNRNRNQNNRPNNGGQAQGQQGQGQGPKKNRPERTERPERTDRPDRPENTNANSGNQPRPQQKQQQKPQQPKAQTERADTPSDPEKKQQNSNKKNFKKKFPPKKDKNA encoded by the coding sequence ATGAGTTGTGGATGCAAAACATCCGGCGATTCTGCACATTCTTGCGGACCCAAAAAGACCGCGAATGGCTGTGAAAGTGTAAATACCTGTGGTAATAGTTATAAATTAAGTGTTTTCGACTGGCTTTCTGACATCAACAATCCTGCATCAAATAGGTGCGACCTTGTAGAAGTTAGATTTAAAAATGACAGAAAATCGTTTTATAAGAATGTAAATAATATCCCTTTACATATAGGTAGCGTAGTAACAGTAGAATCAAGCCCGGGGCACGATGTAGGCGTAGTAAGCCTCACCGGAGAATTAGTAAAGATTCAGATGAAAAAGAAAAAATTTCCTGAAGAATCTGTACTCAAAATATATAGACAGGCTAACCAGAAAGACCTTGAGGTCTGGCAGGAAGCCCGAAAAAAAGAAGATGGCGTAAAACTGGAAGCCAGAAAGATCGCCTACAGAATAGGTCTTGAAATGAAAGTCACTGATGTAGAATACCAGGGCGATTCTTCAAAGATCACTTTTTATTACACTGCTGATAACCGAGTGGATTTCAGGCAGCTGATAAAAGAATATGCCGGAGCTTTCAGAACAAAGATCGATATGAAACAGATCGGGTTCAGGCAGGAAGCGGCCAAAGTAGGCGGAATCGGATCGTGTGGAAGAGAACTCTGCTGTTCCACATGGCTTACAGATTTTAGATCCGTCAATACGAATGTAGCAAGATACCAACAGTTAAGCATTAATCCTCAAAAACTTGCAGGACAATGTGGTAAATTGAAATGCTGTCTTAATTACGAACTGGACAGTTACCTTGATGCATTAAGCCATTTTCCCTCTTCTTCAACAACATTGGACACGGAAAAGGGAAGAGCATTCTGTATCAAAATAGACGTTTTCAAAAAGAAAATGTGGTTTGCCTATGTTGACAGCTCTATGGCATGGTACGATTTTGATATTGAACTCGTTAAGAAATTAATAGCAAAAAACAAAAAAGGCGAAAGAACGCCTCCTTTGGAAGATCTTAAACAGCCGGATATCCCTGCCCAAACTATTGACCTGATCCAGGAGAACAATATGGACAGGTTTGAAAAGAAAAACAGAGGAAACAACAGGAACAGAAACCAAAACAACAGACCAAACAACGGCGGTCAAGCGCAAGGGCAACAAGGACAAGGACAGGGACCAAAGAAAAACAGACCGGAAAGGACTGAGAGACCTGAAAGAACCGATAGACCTGACAGACCAGAAAACACTAATGCAAATTCTGGAAATCAGCCTAGACCGCAACAGAAGCAACAGCAAAAACCGCAGCAGCCAAAAGCACAAACGGAAAGAGCTGATACACCTTCTGATCCTGAGAAAAAACAGCAGAACTCAAACAAGAAAAATTTTAAAAAGAAATTTCCTCCAAAAAAAGATAAAAATGCGTAA
- a CDS encoding OmpP1/FadL family transporter, with product MKKILVSTALLAGVLSYAGGFRVSLQGVKQLAMAHTSAHAEDASVAFFNPAGMSFIPSKLSIVAGGFGASNKVTFQNLNTLQSTETDNPLGTPLYAAVAYRPIENLSVGFSFTTPFGSTIQWPSDWEGREMVQKLELKSFYFQPMVSVKLAPWVSFGASYIYAKGKVDWDKAVTQFGGELNIKDEKASGSGYGFGFYFRPDPKLDISIAYRSPIDMKAKNGTATFKFPSASVYPLLGLDPSTGQDKFTATLPLVEEYTVGLTYKVTPKWLVSADFNYHGWERYSKLTLDFATAPVATGNPADPTVLVSPKNFRNSKTFRLGTQYAFTDMIFGRLGAYYDESPYTDDHFIPETPSFNTYVITGGLGFKLKQFGVDIAGGYALPQARDVRNTTLGFNGQAKAKAFYFGLGLSYNPF from the coding sequence ATGAAAAAAATATTAGTATCAACTGCTTTATTGGCGGGTGTTCTATCCTACGCAGGGGGCTTCAGAGTATCTCTACAAGGAGTGAAACAATTGGCCATGGCACATACTAGTGCTCATGCCGAAGACGCAAGTGTGGCATTCTTTAACCCAGCGGGTATGTCATTCATTCCTTCTAAACTGAGTATAGTAGCAGGAGGGTTTGGTGCAAGTAATAAAGTTACTTTTCAAAACTTGAATACTTTACAAAGTACAGAAACAGATAATCCTCTTGGGACTCCGTTATATGCTGCGGTTGCTTACAGACCGATAGAGAACCTGTCTGTTGGTTTCAGTTTTACTACACCTTTTGGAAGTACTATCCAGTGGCCTAGCGACTGGGAAGGAAGAGAAATGGTGCAGAAACTGGAGCTGAAGAGTTTCTATTTTCAGCCAATGGTCTCTGTGAAACTGGCGCCTTGGGTGTCATTCGGAGCAAGCTATATTTATGCAAAAGGTAAAGTAGACTGGGATAAAGCGGTGACGCAGTTCGGTGGTGAATTGAACATTAAAGATGAAAAGGCAAGCGGTAGCGGCTATGGATTCGGATTCTATTTCAGACCTGATCCAAAGTTGGATATAAGTATTGCTTACCGTTCCCCTATTGATATGAAAGCTAAAAACGGAACAGCTACATTCAAATTCCCTTCAGCATCTGTTTATCCGTTATTAGGACTGGATCCAAGTACAGGTCAGGATAAATTTACAGCAACACTTCCTTTAGTAGAAGAATATACAGTTGGTTTAACATACAAAGTGACACCGAAGTGGTTGGTTTCAGCTGACTTTAACTATCACGGATGGGAAAGATACAGCAAGCTGACTCTTGATTTTGCTACGGCTCCGGTTGCTACTGGAAATCCAGCAGATCCTACGGTTCTTGTATCTCCTAAAAACTTTAGAAACTCAAAAACATTCAGATTGGGGACACAGTATGCTTTCACTGATATGATCTTCGGACGTTTAGGAGCTTACTATGATGAATCTCCTTATACGGACGATCACTTTATTCCGGAAACACCTTCATTCAATACGTATGTAATTACCGGAGGTCTTGGTTTTAAACTAAAGCAGTTCGGAGTTGATATCGCAGGAGGATATGCACTTCCTCAGGCCAGAGACGTGAGAAATACTACTCTTGGCTTTAACGGACAGGCAAAAGCTAAAGCATTTTACTTTGGTTTAGGTTTATCGTATAACCCTTTTTAA
- a CDS encoding G-D-S-L family lipolytic protein yields MKKIIISTLAVSALLFTTSCETDFDTDVKDVQVTKGDADFSKYISLGNSLTSGYRDGALYSSGQSESYPSIIAAQMQLAGGGAFKQPLMPNDVGGFIGLPGFPGKLTLQVTASGSLGPVASSPAAALDNVATGGPYQNMGVPGAKSFHLVAPGYGSAANLAIGAANPYFVRFATSATTTVLADAMAQKPTFFSLWIGNNDVLSYATNGGTNSQTVGGVTTYTVATVQTNNVNPTTYKSNDISDPNLVAGSIKAVLDGLKSVGTTKGVIGNIPYVTSIPFFTTVPYNPLTPTTLGANLATLNASLYGPLKQALTAFGAGDRINLLSSTSANPVLIKDVALTDLSAQLTAALTPSLGPLTAAAFGQIFGQARQAKSDDYILLTSSSLIGTPAPGAPAPVNVYGISYPLQNQHVLTKTEASYVKTAVDAYNTSIKSLADSYGLAFVDGNAKMVELNGNSGISFDGVKYTAKFVTGGAFSLDGVHLTGRGYAVIANEFIKSINMKYKSTLPQVDPNKYSGIKFP; encoded by the coding sequence ATGAAAAAAATTATAATATCAACACTTGCCGTTTCTGCACTTCTTTTTACAACAAGTTGTGAAACTGATTTCGATACAGATGTAAAAGATGTTCAAGTGACTAAAGGAGATGCAGATTTTTCTAAATATATTTCCTTAGGAAATTCCCTGACTTCTGGTTACAGAGATGGAGCACTTTACAGCAGTGGGCAAAGTGAATCTTATCCAAGTATAATTGCAGCTCAGATGCAGCTTGCTGGTGGTGGAGCTTTTAAACAACCGCTGATGCCAAACGATGTAGGAGGATTTATCGGATTACCAGGTTTTCCGGGGAAATTGACTCTTCAGGTTACTGCAAGCGGTAGCTTGGGCCCTGTTGCAAGCAGTCCTGCTGCTGCATTAGATAATGTGGCCACCGGTGGACCTTATCAAAATATGGGAGTTCCGGGAGCTAAATCTTTCCACTTGGTTGCGCCAGGTTACGGGAGTGCTGCCAATCTTGCCATAGGAGCTGCCAATCCATATTTTGTGCGATTTGCTACTTCTGCAACAACTACTGTTTTAGCAGATGCAATGGCTCAGAAGCCAACATTTTTCTCTCTTTGGATTGGTAATAATGATGTATTGTCTTATGCAACCAATGGGGGAACCAATTCTCAAACGGTAGGTGGTGTCACTACTTATACTGTTGCAACTGTCCAAACCAATAACGTAAATCCGACGACTTATAAATCAAATGATATTTCTGATCCCAATCTTGTAGCGGGATCTATTAAAGCTGTACTGGATGGTCTTAAAAGTGTAGGTACTACAAAAGGAGTTATTGGAAATATTCCTTATGTTACATCTATTCCTTTTTTCACGACAGTGCCTTACAATCCTTTAACGCCAACAACTTTGGGAGCGAATTTAGCAACTCTTAATGCAAGTTTGTACGGACCATTAAAGCAGGCACTTACTGCTTTTGGAGCTGGAGATAGAATTAATTTGCTTTCTTCTACTTCTGCAAATCCTGTTCTGATAAAAGATGTTGCCCTTACGGATCTGTCTGCACAGCTTACTGCTGCATTGACTCCTTCTTTAGGACCGCTTACAGCAGCTGCATTCGGACAAATATTTGGACAGGCAAGACAGGCTAAATCAGATGACTATATCCTTCTTACATCAAGTTCTCTAATTGGAACTCCTGCACCGGGAGCACCGGCTCCTGTAAATGTTTATGGGATTTCTTATCCGTTGCAAAATCAACATGTATTAACAAAAACAGAAGCTTCTTATGTGAAGACAGCAGTAGATGCTTATAATACTTCTATAAAATCACTTGCTGATTCTTATGGATTAGCTTTTGTAGATGGGAATGCTAAAATGGTTGAGCTTAATGGAAATTCAGGTATTTCCTTTGATGGGGTAAAATATACTGCCAAATTCGTGACCGGAGGCGCATTCTCTCTTGACGGTGTTCACCTTACCGGAAGAGGTTATGCAGTTATTGCCAACGAGTTTATCAAATCTATCAATATGAAGTACAAATCTACTTTGCCACAGGTAGATCCTAATAAGTATTCAGGAATAAAATTCCCGTAA
- a CDS encoding ribose-phosphate pyrophosphokinase codes for MADQLSYLFCTRTSKDLAEKIAQHYGKELGKINFQEFSDGEFEPVLDESVRGGRVFLIGSTFPPADNLLELLLMIDAAKRASAKSITVVIPYFGLARQDRKDKPRAPIGAKLVANLLTAAGATRVMTMDLHADQIQGFFEIPVDHLYASSIFVDYIRNLNLDSLTIASPDMGGAKRAKNYAGHLGADVVIAYKERKKANVVEEMFLIGDVEGKNVILIDDMIDTAGTLCKAADILMEKGAKSVRAMATHGVLSGKAYENIENSKLLEVIVTDSIPVKNNLSTKIKVLSCAPLFADVMTMVHEHQSISSKFII; via the coding sequence ATGGCCGATCAGTTAAGTTATCTATTTTGTACAAGAACCAGTAAGGACTTGGCAGAAAAAATTGCCCAGCATTATGGGAAAGAATTAGGAAAAATCAACTTTCAGGAGTTCAGCGACGGAGAATTTGAGCCTGTTTTGGACGAATCTGTGAGAGGAGGAAGAGTTTTCCTGATAGGATCTACTTTCCCGCCAGCAGACAATCTTTTAGAACTTCTATTGATGATTGATGCAGCGAAAAGAGCTTCCGCAAAAAGCATTACTGTAGTAATTCCTTACTTCGGACTTGCAAGACAGGACAGAAAAGACAAACCGAGAGCTCCGATAGGGGCAAAGCTGGTTGCTAATCTATTAACAGCAGCTGGAGCAACAAGAGTAATGACAATGGATCTTCACGCAGACCAGATTCAGGGATTCTTTGAAATCCCGGTAGATCATCTGTATGCTTCAAGCATTTTTGTGGATTATATCAGAAACTTAAATCTTGACAGTCTTACCATCGCCTCTCCGGATATGGGTGGAGCAAAAAGAGCAAAAAACTATGCAGGCCATCTTGGTGCTGATGTTGTAATTGCTTACAAGGAAAGGAAGAAAGCGAATGTTGTGGAAGAGATGTTCCTGATTGGAGATGTGGAAGGAAAGAATGTAATCCTTATCGATGACATGATTGATACTGCAGGTACACTTTGCAAAGCTGCAGATATTTTGATGGAAAAAGGAGCAAAATCAGTAAGAGCAATGGCTACTCACGGAGTACTTTCCGGAAAGGCTTACGAGAATATTGAGAACTCAAAATTATTGGAAGTGATTGTAACTGACTCAATTCCTGTTAAAAATAATTTGTCAACTAAAATAAAAGTGCTATCTTGCGCCCCATTATTTGCAGACGTTATGACCATGGTTCATGAGCATCAATCAATTAGCAGTAAGTTTATTATCTAA
- a CDS encoding 50S ribosomal protein L25/general stress protein Ctc, which translates to MKSITIQGTKRENVGKKSTKALRDAELVPCVVYGGEAPLNFSAEERAFKGLVYTPEAHTVSIELDGKTIPAVLQDIQFHPITDKILHVDFYQLSDDKPVIMEVPVRLTGRSKGVVAGGVLRQSFRKLKVKAIPANLPDEVVVDVTPLKIGNKLYVGGLKAEGFSFVHPDNAVVVAVKMSRNAMKGGAVADDDEEEVATEEGAAPAEETAAE; encoded by the coding sequence ATGAAATCTATTACAATTCAAGGTACAAAAAGAGAAAACGTGGGCAAAAAGTCTACAAAAGCTTTGCGTGATGCTGAATTAGTTCCTTGTGTTGTTTATGGAGGTGAAGCGCCTTTAAACTTCTCTGCTGAAGAGAGAGCTTTTAAAGGTTTAGTATACACTCCTGAAGCACACACGGTATCTATTGAACTAGACGGAAAAACAATTCCGGCTGTCCTTCAGGATATTCAGTTCCACCCAATTACGGACAAAATCTTACACGTAGACTTCTACCAGTTATCTGATGATAAGCCGGTAATTATGGAAGTTCCTGTAAGACTTACTGGACGTTCTAAAGGTGTTGTGGCTGGTGGTGTTTTACGTCAGTCTTTCAGAAAATTGAAAGTAAAAGCTATTCCTGCAAACTTGCCGGATGAGGTAGTGGTTGATGTTACTCCATTGAAAATTGGTAACAAACTTTATGTAGGAGGTCTTAAAGCTGAAGGATTCTCTTTCGTGCATCCTGACAATGCAGTTGTAGTGGCTGTTAAGATGTCTAGAAATGCAATGAAAGGTGGTGCTGTAGCTGATGACGATGAGGAAGAAGTTGCAACTGAAGAAGGAGCAGCTCCAGCAGAAGAAACTGCAGCAGAATAA
- a CDS encoding aminotransferase class V-fold PLP-dependent enzyme codes for MFDIQEIRSQFTILNREVNGKPLVYLDNAATSQKPNSVLEVWNQYYTDLNANVHRGIHTLSQLATEEMELSRRKIQKFINAKHDFEVIFTKGTTEGLNLIAYILTQKLKKDDEIIISYLEHHSNIVPWQLLCERTGAKLRVIPIDENGILQLDYLDQFLSEKTKVVSVNQVSNALGIVNPIEEIIAKTRKNSNAYVVIDGAQSAPHFTIDVQKLNCDFFVFSGHKMYAPMGTGILYGKQEILEELPPFHGGGEMIATCSFDGTTYAGLPFKYEAGTPNVGGNIALGAAVDFMEKIGRQNIQNHENALLEYAQRKLLELENIKIYGEKAKRTGVVSFNLVGVGISSDVGMILDKMGIAVRTGHHCTQPIMNFFNIAGTVRASFAVYNTFEEIDKLVEGVKKAQKMLG; via the coding sequence ATGTTTGACATTCAAGAAATAAGAAGTCAGTTTACTATATTAAACCGCGAAGTGAATGGTAAACCTTTGGTTTACTTAGATAATGCAGCAACATCCCAGAAACCCAATTCCGTTTTGGAAGTCTGGAATCAATATTATACAGATCTTAATGCCAATGTTCACAGGGGGATTCATACATTAAGCCAGCTTGCTACTGAAGAAATGGAACTTTCAAGAAGAAAAATCCAGAAATTCATTAATGCAAAACATGATTTTGAAGTCATTTTTACAAAAGGGACTACCGAAGGACTGAACCTCATCGCCTATATTTTAACGCAGAAGCTTAAAAAGGACGATGAGATTATTATTTCTTACCTTGAGCATCATTCCAATATCGTTCCCTGGCAGCTGCTTTGTGAAAGAACCGGCGCAAAGCTCAGAGTGATCCCGATTGATGAAAATGGAATTCTTCAGCTGGATTACCTCGATCAGTTTTTAAGTGAAAAAACGAAAGTGGTTTCTGTGAACCAGGTTTCCAATGCTTTGGGAATTGTAAATCCTATAGAAGAGATCATTGCGAAAACAAGAAAAAATTCAAATGCTTATGTTGTGATTGATGGGGCGCAGTCTGCTCCTCACTTCACCATTGATGTACAGAAGCTGAATTGTGATTTCTTTGTGTTCTCTGGCCATAAAATGTATGCTCCGATGGGAACCGGTATCCTATATGGAAAGCAGGAAATTCTTGAAGAGCTTCCACCGTTCCATGGGGGAGGAGAGATGATTGCTACCTGTTCTTTCGACGGAACTACTTATGCCGGGCTTCCTTTTAAATATGAAGCCGGAACCCCAAATGTAGGTGGAAATATTGCATTAGGTGCGGCTGTAGATTTTATGGAAAAAATCGGAAGACAGAATATTCAGAATCATGAGAATGCATTGTTGGAGTATGCTCAAAGAAAACTTTTGGAGCTGGAAAATATAAAGATCTACGGTGAGAAAGCAAAAAGAACGGGCGTCGTTTCCTTTAATCTGGTAGGCGTGGGGATTTCTTCCGATGTAGGAATGATTCTTGATAAAATGGGGATTGCTGTAAGGACCGGACATCACTGTACACAGCCTATCATGAACTTTTTCAATATAGCCGGAACGGTAAGAGCCAGTTTTGCTGTCTACAATACTTTTGAAGAAATTGACAAGCTTGTAGAAGGGGTGAAGAAAGCTCAGAAAATGCTCGGATAA
- a CDS encoding GNAT family acetyltransferase gives MKKLSKEKLKTIVAGTEICLECAIEYYQVIIDGRCYCIPWE, from the coding sequence ATGAAAAAGTTAAGCAAAGAAAAATTGAAAACGATCGTAGCAGGAACAGAAATCTGCCTTGAATGTGCCATTGAATACTATCAGGTCATTATAGACGGAAGATGCTATTGCATACCGTGGGAGTAA
- a CDS encoding NAD(P)H-dependent oxidoreductase: MELIEKLNWRFATKAMNGQKVPQEKVDKILEAARLAPTSSGLQPFEIIVVTNQEVKEQIKPHAWNQPQITDCSHLLVFAAWDNYTEERINSMFDLTNEIRGFKNEGWENYRQMLLGTYPQRSAEENFTHAAKQAYISFGAAIIAAAFEEVDSTPMEGFSPDAVDEVLNLKEKGLKSVLLLPIGYRNTESDWLVNLTKVRKPKEDFITEVN; this comes from the coding sequence ATGGAATTAATAGAAAAACTGAACTGGAGATTTGCAACCAAAGCAATGAACGGTCAAAAAGTACCACAGGAAAAAGTGGATAAAATATTAGAAGCGGCAAGACTGGCGCCTACCTCCAGCGGGCTTCAGCCTTTTGAGATCATCGTAGTGACCAATCAGGAGGTGAAAGAACAGATTAAGCCACATGCGTGGAACCAGCCACAGATCACAGATTGTTCGCATCTTTTAGTATTTGCAGCCTGGGATAATTATACCGAAGAAAGAATCAACAGTATGTTTGACCTTACCAACGAGATCAGAGGCTTTAAAAATGAAGGTTGGGAAAACTACAGACAGATGCTGCTAGGAACATATCCACAGAGGTCTGCTGAAGAAAATTTCACCCATGCTGCAAAACAGGCTTACATTTCTTTTGGTGCTGCCATTATCGCTGCTGCTTTTGAAGAAGTAGATTCTACGCCGATGGAAGGTTTCTCTCCTGACGCTGTGGATGAAGTTTTAAACTTAAAAGAAAAAGGCTTGAAAAGTGTTCTATTATTACCTATCGGGTACAGGAATACGGAATCAGACTGGCTGGTGAATCTTACAAAAGTGAGAAAGCCTAAAGAAGATTTCATTACTGAAGTCAATTAA
- the hemE gene encoding uroporphyrinogen decarboxylase, translating to MIKNDLYLKALRGETVERPPVWMMRQAGRYLPEFIALRDKYDFFTRCQTPELASEITVQPIRRFPLDAAILFSDILVVPQAMGIDFKMKENVGPWLDNPIRTMEQVQNVVVPDVDDTLGYVFDAIELTLIKLDNEIPLIGFAGSPWTILCYCIEGKGSKAFDIAKSFCFQQPEAAHLLLQKITDTTIAYLKRKVEKGVSAVQVFDSWGGMLSPTDYQEFSWQYINQIVEALSPLTHVVVFGKGCWFALEDMTMSKASALGVDWTIKPEFARTLTNHTMTLQGNFDPARLHSTPETIKKMVTEMINRFGKDRYIANLGHGILPNIPVENAEAFIRAVVDWKPVH from the coding sequence ATGATTAAAAACGACTTATATTTAAAAGCACTCCGTGGAGAAACTGTAGAAAGACCACCTGTTTGGATGATGAGACAAGCCGGAAGGTATTTACCGGAATTCATTGCTCTTCGTGATAAATATGATTTCTTTACGAGATGCCAGACGCCGGAACTAGCTTCTGAAATTACCGTACAGCCTATCCGTAGATTTCCTTTGGATGCAGCCATTTTGTTTTCTGATATTTTGGTAGTTCCCCAAGCGATGGGAATTGATTTTAAAATGAAGGAAAACGTGGGTCCATGGCTGGATAATCCAATCAGAACGATGGAGCAGGTTCAGAATGTTGTGGTTCCTGATGTGGATGATACTTTAGGATACGTTTTTGATGCCATTGAACTTACATTAATTAAATTAGATAATGAAATTCCATTAATCGGTTTTGCAGGTTCTCCATGGACAATCCTGTGCTACTGTATTGAAGGAAAAGGAAGTAAAGCTTTTGATATTGCGAAATCGTTCTGTTTTCAGCAGCCTGAGGCCGCTCATTTACTGCTTCAGAAGATTACAGATACTACGATTGCTTATTTGAAAAGAAAAGTTGAAAAGGGCGTTTCTGCTGTTCAGGTTTTTGATTCATGGGGAGGAATGCTTTCGCCTACGGATTACCAGGAATTCTCATGGCAGTATATCAACCAGATTGTTGAAGCTTTAAGTCCTCTTACGCATGTTGTGGTATTCGGGAAAGGATGCTGGTTTGCTCTTGAAGATATGACGATGTCTAAAGCATCTGCTTTGGGTGTAGACTGGACGATTAAGCCAGAATTTGCAAGAACATTAACGAACCATACCATGACGCTTCAGGGGAATTTTGATCCTGCAAGATTACACTCCACTCCGGAAACAATCAAAAAGATGGTTACAGAGATGATTAACCGTTTCGGAAAAGACAGATACATCGCCAACCTGGGACATGGAATTTTACCGAATATTCCTGTGGAAAATGCGGAAGCGTTTATCAGAGCGGTTGTAGATTGGAAACCGGTTCATTAA
- a CDS encoding uroporphyrinogen-III synthase: MKILFTKTIDATLLSRELGSDISAECIEVIRTEPIKTAAFDLKNNSLIFTSVNGVRSFFINGFKPNEDFTAKNYNKIYCVGEKTKRELRKFGFGTFKVLKNAETLSRFIIGNCQHEQFLHFCGNLAIDVLDNELPLQNIRYKKITVYNTEEIYPSVPEKYHAAVFFSPSGVRSFAKLNSLEGMKIFSIGETTSGELRKYTTEEIFTSEENNLTSIFGLIKKEI, encoded by the coding sequence ATGAAAATTCTATTTACCAAAACCATAGATGCCACATTATTATCCAGAGAATTAGGATCGGATATTTCGGCTGAATGTATTGAGGTAATTAGAACGGAACCTATAAAAACGGCTGCATTTGATTTAAAAAACAATTCCCTGATCTTTACCAGTGTGAATGGAGTGAGATCATTTTTCATCAATGGGTTTAAGCCTAATGAGGATTTTACGGCGAAAAATTACAATAAAATATACTGCGTCGGTGAAAAAACGAAACGTGAACTGAGAAAATTCGGTTTCGGAACGTTTAAAGTATTGAAAAATGCAGAGACACTTTCCAGGTTTATCATCGGAAACTGTCAGCACGAACAGTTCCTTCACTTCTGTGGCAATCTGGCTATCGATGTGCTGGATAATGAGCTTCCTTTGCAGAATATCCGCTACAAAAAGATCACAGTCTACAATACAGAAGAAATCTATCCTTCCGTACCTGAAAAATATCATGCTGCAGTTTTTTTTAGTCCAAGCGGAGTTCGTAGTTTTGCAAAACTCAACTCTTTAGAAGGAATGAAAATTTTTTCAATCGGTGAAACCACCTCGGGTGAACTGAGAAAATATACAACAGAAGAAATCTTCACATCAGAAGAAAATAATCTGACTTCTATTTTTGGGTTGATAAAAAAGGAAATTTAA
- a CDS encoding peptidoglycan recognition family protein, giving the protein MKNLIYALFILIAYCTKAQTAEFPIINKPIDYSPERARLSLEYLKDHYNIIQNKPTISPKIIVLHYTAGGTVETNYKYFNKTHLESARGTLKKQSTLNVSSQYIVDRDGTIYQLMEANMFARHTIGLNYRAIGIENIGSRNQPLTEKQTLANAQLIRALTKKYNIEYLIGHSEYGIFRDSKLWKETDPNYFTIKDDPGKDFMKKVRILVTDLHLKDRP; this is encoded by the coding sequence ATGAAAAACCTGATCTATGCATTATTTATATTGATTGCCTACTGTACGAAAGCTCAAACTGCGGAATTTCCAATCATTAATAAACCGATTGATTATTCTCCCGAAAGAGCCCGCCTTAGTCTGGAATATTTAAAAGACCATTATAACATCATTCAGAATAAACCCACGATCTCACCCAAAATAATTGTACTGCATTATACAGCAGGAGGAACGGTGGAAACCAATTATAAGTATTTCAATAAAACGCATCTTGAATCTGCCAGAGGCACTTTGAAAAAACAAAGCACACTGAATGTTTCTTCGCAATATATTGTAGACCGGGACGGCACGATTTATCAGCTTATGGAAGCTAATATGTTTGCAAGACATACGATTGGACTTAATTACCGCGCCATCGGTATTGAAAATATCGGAAGCAGAAATCAGCCGCTTACAGAAAAGCAAACTTTAGCAAACGCACAATTAATTAGAGCTTTAACTAAAAAATACAATATAGAATATCTTATTGGTCATTCAGAATATGGTATCTTTAGGGATTCTAAACTTTGGAAGGAAACCGACCCGAATTATTTTACGATAAAAGATGATCCGGGAAAAGATTTCATGAAAAAAGTAAGAATACTGGTTACCGATTTACACTTAAAAGACAGACCCTAA